The Mycobacterium haemophilum DSM 44634 sequence CAGAGACAGTGTCACTCAAACCCAAGGATCTGCGCCTACGCCTTCACCGTCGCCCCTGATCCTTCGCGTTAACTCGGGGGAAAAGCGCCTACGGCGCGGCGGATATGACTGGGATACCCTGTAGGACAAAACTATTCGTCACGCTGGAACCCGGCGACCGTTAGCCGGCGGCCGATTGTTCGGCGTGTTCGGCTTCTTCGGCGGCGGCAAGAACGCCTTGCGCCTGCGTGTGTTGCTCCATCCAGTTCATGACCAGTCTGGCGTAGATCATCTGACTGGTAATGGCCATCTGGCCGCGAGTGCGACCCAAGAAGGAGATCCCCCAGGCGAACAGGGCGGCGATCCGGTTCCGATGGCCGATCAGGTAGTACAGGTGCAGCACCAGCCACGCCAACCAAGCGATGAAGCCGGCGAACTCCAACTTGCCGACCTGCGCGACCGCGCTGTATCGGGAGATCGTCGCCATGCTGCCCTTGTTGAAATACTTGAACGGCTTACGATTGGCCGGATCGTCGTGGCCTTTCACCGCGTGCTTGATCACTGTGGTGGCGTAGTGCGCCCCCTGAATCGCCCCCTGCGCCATTCCCGGTACACCGGGCACCGACATCTGATCGCCGATCACAAAGACGTGCGGGTGTCCCTTGACGGTGAGGTCGGGCTCCACGATCACCCGTCCGGCGCGGTCGATTTCGGTGCCATCGGACTGCTCGGCGATCATCTTGCCCAGCGGGCTGGCGGCCACGCCCGCGGCCCACACCTTGCACGCGCATTCGATGCGGCGTTCACCGCCGCCCTTATCTTTGATGGTGATGCCTTTGTAGTCGACGGCGGTCACCGTCGCGTTGAGCTGGACTTCGACATCCATCTTTTCCAGCCGGCGCTGCGCCTTGTTACCCAGCTTTTCTCCCATCGGCGGCAGCACCAAGGGCGCGGCGTCGAGCAAGACCACCCGGCACTGACTGGGCGTAATGGTCCGAAATGCCCCAGCCAGAGTTCGTTCGGCGAGTTCGACGATCTGTCCGGCCACCTCGACGCCGGTCGGTCCGGCGCCGACGACCACGAACGTCAGCCGGCGTTCCCGCTCGGCCGGATCGGTGGCGACCTCGGCGGCCTCGAACGCGCCGAGGATGCGACCGCGCAGCTCCAGGGCATCGTCGATGGTCTTCATGCCGGGCGCGAAGGTGGCGAACTCGTCGTTGCCGAAGTACGACTGCTGCGCGCCGGCGGCCACGATGAGGCTGTCGTAGGGTGTTACCGTCTCCATGTCGATCAATTTCGATGTGACCGTCTTCGCGTTCAGGTCGATGGCGTTGACCTCACCCAGCAGCACCCGGACATTCTTTTGTTTACGCAGGATCAGCCGGGTGGTCGGGGCGATATCTCCTTCGGACAAGATCCCGGTGGCCACTTGATACAGCAGCGGCTGGAACAGATGAGTGGTTGTCTTCGAGATGAGGGTGATGTCAACGTCGGTCCGGTTGAGCGCCTTGGCCGCATTCAGGCCGCCAAATCCGCTTCCGATGATGACGACGCGGTGGTGACTAGTGACAGCCGAGGGCTCGCTGGATGGGCGCGACATGCTTCTCCTTTTCCGGTCCTTCGAGTCTCTGGGTTACACCGTACGACTCCACTGACCCGCTATCCTTGCCTACGGCCACCCGGAGGCATTGTTCCGGTAGTTGCCGTTGAGCGCACTGCAGAAGTCTGAGGCGGTGCCGGCGAGCAAGACGTAGTAGGTCTCAGCGCCGCGGTTACTTAGCGCCGGAGGGGGGTAGGCCCAGCCGCTGTTGCACATCGAATTGAGCCCGCCCGCCGTGGCTCGACGCCAACTGGACTTGGCGCAGGCGGTCAGGGCGTCGACGTTGGGGAACGAGCTCTTGGTGATGACCAGCATCGCGCCTCCCCACTGCCCGTCGGTCCGTCGGTAGGCACGTGCCCCGAACCCCGCGTTGTTCTGTTGGCATCCCAACGCTCGCTGCAATGACATGAAGGGGGAGGCGAGGTCACGGTTGGCGACAGCGGCTGCAGCCGTGATGAATTGAGCTGCGTCCGAGCCGTCAACCTCTTGGACATTGGCATCGCCGAGGCTTTTCAGTTGCTGTGACATCTGCTGCTCCGCTGCGGCGCCTCCGCCACCGATGATTGGTCCACTGCCGGTGGATGTCATCGGGGGCAGGGTGGCGGTGGGATCGGCAGCGGCCGTGGGCATCTCGACCGCAGCCACCAAAGACAGACCGCACGCGGCGATGAGGATAGCGATCCGATGTGTGATAACTCCCATGGCTATCTCCCTGGTGGCATCATCGGTGATGCATCGTTCGGTACCACCGGGCACCGATCTTGCAGAACAGTATGTCAGCTTCGTTGCTGTGGTTGCCCCGCTGGTCGAAGGCCTCGGGGGTGTAGGTGACCGCGACGGCGATCGCAACGGTCACCGCGCCCACCGGCAGCGTTAGCGGAAGGCGTCGCTACCCGTGAAAGCCTGCCCCAGCACCAGCTGATGCATCTCGGGTGTGCCCTCGTAGGTCAGCACCGATTCCAGATTGACCATGTGCCGGATGACCGGGTACTCGAGCGATATCCCGTTGCCGCCCAATATTGTTCGAGCTGTTCGGCAGATTTTGATGGCCTCACGCGTGTTGTTGAGTTTGCCGAAGCTGACCTGCTCGGGACGCAGCCCGACGCTGTCCTTGAGGCGGCCGAGGTGCAGCGACAACAGCTGACCCTTGTGCAGTTCAATCGCCATGTCAACGAGTTTTGCCTGGGTCAGCTGAAATCCGGCGATCGGACGACCGAACTGGGTGCGCTGCGTCGCATAGTCGAGCGCGGCTTGCCAGGCCGACCGCGCCGCGCCCATTGCCCCCCAGATAATCCCGTAGCGCGCCTCCGACAGGCAGGACAACGGCCCTCTGAGACCCCGTGCCTCGGGCAACATCGCATCGGCGGGCAGGCGAACGTCGTCGAGCACCAGCTCGCTGGTGATCGACGCCCGCAGCGAGAGCTTGTGGTGGATGGTGTTGGCGGTGAATCCTGGCGTGTCGGTGGGCACAATGAAGCCTCGAATCCCCTCGTCGGTGGCGGCCCACACGATCGCGACATCGGCGACCGAGCCGTTGGTGATCCACATCTTGCGACCGTTGATTACCCAATCCGAGCCGTCGCGCCGCGCCCGGGTTTTCATCGCGGCGGGATCGGATCCGACGTCGGGCTCGGTCAACCCGAAGCAGCCGAGCAGGGCACCGGCCGCCATCGCAGGCAGCCACCGCCGCTTTTGCTCCTCGGACCCGTTGTTCCAGATCGCGAACATCGCCAGCGAGCCCTGCACCGAGATCATCGACCTAATGCCGGAGTCGGCGGCCTCCAGTTCGACACAGGCCAGGCCATAGTGCACGGCCGAGGCACCGCCACATCCGTAGCCGTGCAAGTGCATGCCGAGCAGCCCGAGTTCGCCGAACTGCTTTGCGAGTTCGCGCGCGACCGGAAGCTCGCCGGCCTCGAACCAGTCGGCGACGTATGGGGTGACATGCTCTGCGCAAAACTTTCTGACCGTGTCGCGCACCGCGATCTCGTCGCTGGACAGAGATGCGTCGAGGCCCAGCGGGTCATATCGGTCGAAAGCGGGCGGTACTTGTGTGCTCATAGGGTCAGCCTGCCATTGTTAAGCCACCGCTGACGCTGATCACCTGGCCGGTAATAAACGATGCGGTGTCGGATGCGAATACAGCATCGGGGCGGTGACCTCCTCGGGCCGGGCCAGCCGGCGGAACGGGTTGATAGCCACCACCGTGGCTGCGAACTCGGGTGTGGCGTTGATGAATTGAATCGGTGCGGTCCCGACCGGCCGCCCTGTGCGGCGAACGCCAGCGCTATTGCCTTGCCGATACCCGATCCGGCGCCGGTCACCACCGCTAGCCGTGCGTGCGAATCGGTGCTCATTGCCGACGAATCTAGGTTCACCGCCGCGGCGGGGTCAAGGAGTCGCGTAGTCTCGCTGCATGCGACCGCGGCGCGTGCTGGCATGGCTAGCCACCGATATCGTCGCCGTGCTGGTGTTTTGCGCTGTCGGGCGCCGCAGTCACGCCGAAGGGCTTACTGTCACCGGCGTCGCGGCGACCTCGTGGCCGTTTCTCACCGGAACGGTTATCGGGTGGCTGGCGTCTCGCGGCTGGCGGCGGCCTACGGCTGTCGTCCCCACCGGCGTCGTTGTCTGGCTGTGCACCGTGGTGGTCGGCATGGCGTTGCGCAAAGCCAGTTCCGCGGGTGTGGCAGCGAGTTTCGTGGTGGTAGCCGCGTCGGTTACCGCGGCATTGTTGCTTGGTTGGCGGGCCGCCGTTGGGCTGGTTCTGAGGCGTCGCACTGACGCCTGATGCTGGGAATTGATATCGCATGCGATATCAATTCCCAGCATCACTCAGTGTGTCGGCACTCCGGCTCGTTTCAACGCCGCTTCGGTGGCCTCGCGGATAGGGCCGCGCCATAGCTCGCCGTGGCCAGGCGCCAGGATGTGGGTTTCCAGCAGGCCCAGCGCGTCCAGGCTGCGCAGACACTGCTGCTGGCTATGGCTGAACACCGCCGGCAGTAGCTGCGGTCCACGGTGACGCAGCAGCGGATGGCCGGTGATTAGTGCGTCACCGCTGATCAGCACGCCGTCGACGACATACGAACAATGCCCGCCGGTGTGTCCTGGAGTGAAAATAGCCATCGGGTGACCCGGCAGCCCGGCGGCCGTCTCCGCGGTCAGTGGCTGGGCGGTCGGGATACCGTCGCGGACCAGGCCGCCGTTGCGAAGCACGTGAACGGACCAGATCGCCCACCGCGGTCGCCACATGCGCATCGCGATATCGAGCAGCGAGATCTGTTCTAAGTACTCCCGTTTGGTGTGGCCCACCTCGTCGGCATGGCAGTACACCGGAGTGCGGTGTTCGCTGGCGAACCAGATCGCCGAACCCATATGGTCGATGTGCGCGTGGGTCAACAGAATAGCGCGCACATCGCCGGCCTCATAGCCAAGCTGGCGCAGTGAGGTCAGCACGTCTTCGCGGTCGCCGGGATAGCCGGCGTCGATCAACATGACGCCGGTGTCGTCGGTAACCAGCGCCCAATTCACCGCGTCGCCGCGCGCAAAATGCACCGAGTCGGTGACCTGGAAGAGTGTCGCCGCTGCCATGCCCGAGAGTCTAAATCCGATGCGTGGCGACCCGCTGCGCCCGGCCCGGCTCGGCCGCGCTTGCGATCGCCACGGGTCCGATGCGTGGCGACCCCCAGCGCCCGGCTCGGCCGCGCTTGCGATCGCCGCGAGGAGTAGAAAGAACGAGTGGCTGAACTGAGACTTGGATATAAGGCGTCAGCTGAACAATTCGCACCGCGTGAGCTGGTCGAACTCGCGGTTGCCGCCGAAGCTCACGGGATGGACAGCGCCACCGTCAGTGACCATTTCCAGCCGTGGCGCCACCAGGGCGGGCATGCGCCATTCTCGCTGTCGTGGATGACTGCAGTCGGTGAGCGCACCAACCGGATTCTGCTGGGCACCTCGGTGCTCACCCCGACGTTTCGCTACAACCCTGCCGTCATCGCGCAGGCCTTTGCCACCATGGGCTGCCTCTACCCGGACCGGGTCTTCCTCGGAGTTGGCACCGGTGAGGCGCTGAACGAGATCGCCACCGGGTATCAGGGTGTTTGGCCGGAGTTCAAGGAGCGGTTCGCTCGGCTGCGTGAGTCCGTGCGGCTGATGCGAGAGCTGTGGCGCGGTGACCGCGTCGACTTCGATGGCGACTACTACCAGCTCAAAGGCGCCTCGATTTACGACGTACCCGAAGGCGGCGTGCCGATCTACATTGCCGCGGGCGGCCCGGCGGTGGCCAAATATGCGGGCCGCGCCGGCGACGGCTTCATCTGCACCTCCGGCAAGGGTGAGGAGCTGTACACCGAAAAGCTGATGCCCGCCGTCCTACAAGGTGCAGCAGCGGCGGACCGAAACGCCGACGACATCGACAAGATGATCGAAATCAAGATGTCCTACGACCCCGACCCCGAGCTGGCGCTGTCGAACACCCGGTTCTGGGCGCCGCTGTCGCTGACCGCCGAGCAGAAGCACAGCATTGACGACCCGATCGAGATGGAGAAGGCCGCCGACGCACTGCCGATCGAACAGGTTGCCAAGCGCTGGATCGTGGCGTCGGACCCCGACGAAGCCGTAGAAAAGGTTGGTCAATACGTGACGTGGGGCCTCAACCATCTGGTGTTCCATGCGCCCGGTCATGACCAGCGCCGGTTCCTCGAGCTGTTTGAGACGGATCTGGCGCCCAGGCTGCGGCGGCTGGACTGAAGGCGGGCGGGTGGCCGCCGAATCTGCGATCTACATCGCCGCGCCCGAACCGGCGTCGGGCAAGGCGACGATCGCGCTGGGGATCCTGCACCGACTTTCCGCCACGGTCGCCAAAGTCGGTGTGTTCCGGCCGATCACCCGGGCCGATGATGCACGCGACTACATCCTGGAGCTGCTGCTGGCTCATACCACCGCGGGCTTGCCCTACCAACAATGCGTCGGCGTGACCTACCAACAGCTGCACGCCGACACCGACGCCGCGATCGTCGACATTGTTGACGCGTATCACGCCATGGCCGAGGCATGCGACGCCGTCGTGATCGTCGGCAGCGACTACACCGACCTGGGAGTGGGGGCCACTCCCACCGAGCTTTCGGTCAACGCCCGCATCGCGGTCAATCTCGGCGCACCGATGCTGCTTGCGGTGAGCGCCAAAGGCCGCAGCCCCGACGACGTCGTCGATGTTGTCGGTGTGTGCTTGGGAGAGCTGGCCGCCCAGCGCGCCCACGCCGCGGCGGTGGTGGCGAATCGGTGCAACCCGGCACAACTCGAGGACGTGCGCGAGGCACTGCGCACCTTCGTCCCGCGCAGCTATGTGCTGCCCGACGAGCCGCTGCTGTCGGCGCCGACGGTGACCGAACTGAAGACGGCCGTGACCGGGACGCCCATCAGCGGTGACGCGCCGCTGTGGGACCGTGAAGTCACCGACG is a genomic window containing:
- a CDS encoding DUF3054 domain-containing protein, whose product is MRPRRVLAWLATDIVAVLVFCAVGRRSHAEGLTVTGVAATSWPFLTGTVIGWLASRGWRRPTAVVPTGVVVWLCTVVVGMALRKASSAGVAASFVVVAASVTAALLLGWRAAVGLVLRRRTDA
- the fgd gene encoding glucose-6-phosphate dehydrogenase (coenzyme-F420) — its product is MAELRLGYKASAEQFAPRELVELAVAAEAHGMDSATVSDHFQPWRHQGGHAPFSLSWMTAVGERTNRILLGTSVLTPTFRYNPAVIAQAFATMGCLYPDRVFLGVGTGEALNEIATGYQGVWPEFKERFARLRESVRLMRELWRGDRVDFDGDYYQLKGASIYDVPEGGVPIYIAAGGPAVAKYAGRAGDGFICTSGKGEELYTEKLMPAVLQGAAAADRNADDIDKMIEIKMSYDPDPELALSNTRFWAPLSLTAEQKHSIDDPIEMEKAADALPIEQVAKRWIVASDPDEAVEKVGQYVTWGLNHLVFHAPGHDQRRFLELFETDLAPRLRRLD
- a CDS encoding acyl-CoA dehydrogenase — encoded protein: MSTQVPPAFDRYDPLGLDASLSSDEIAVRDTVRKFCAEHVTPYVADWFEAGELPVARELAKQFGELGLLGMHLHGYGCGGASAVHYGLACVELEAADSGIRSMISVQGSLAMFAIWNNGSEEQKRRWLPAMAAGALLGCFGLTEPDVGSDPAAMKTRARRDGSDWVINGRKMWITNGSVADVAIVWAATDEGIRGFIVPTDTPGFTANTIHHKLSLRASITSELVLDDVRLPADAMLPEARGLRGPLSCLSEARYGIIWGAMGAARSAWQAALDYATQRTQFGRPIAGFQLTQAKLVDMAIELHKGQLLSLHLGRLKDSVGLRPEQVSFGKLNNTREAIKICRTARTILGGNGISLEYPVIRHMVNLESVLTYEGTPEMHQLVLGQAFTGSDAFR
- a CDS encoding NAD(P)/FAD-dependent oxidoreductase — translated: MSRPSSEPSAVTSHHRVVIIGSGFGGLNAAKALNRTDVDITLISKTTTHLFQPLLYQVATGILSEGDIAPTTRLILRKQKNVRVLLGEVNAIDLNAKTVTSKLIDMETVTPYDSLIVAAGAQQSYFGNDEFATFAPGMKTIDDALELRGRILGAFEAAEVATDPAERERRLTFVVVGAGPTGVEVAGQIVELAERTLAGAFRTITPSQCRVVLLDAAPLVLPPMGEKLGNKAQRRLEKMDVEVQLNATVTAVDYKGITIKDKGGGERRIECACKVWAAGVAASPLGKMIAEQSDGTEIDRAGRVIVEPDLTVKGHPHVFVIGDQMSVPGVPGMAQGAIQGAHYATTVIKHAVKGHDDPANRKPFKYFNKGSMATISRYSAVAQVGKLEFAGFIAWLAWLVLHLYYLIGHRNRIAALFAWGISFLGRTRGQMAITSQMIYARLVMNWMEQHTQAQGVLAAAEEAEHAEQSAAG
- a CDS encoding MBL fold metallo-hydrolase, giving the protein MAAATLFQVTDSVHFARGDAVNWALVTDDTGVMLIDAGYPGDREDVLTSLRQLGYEAGDVRAILLTHAHIDHMGSAIWFASEHRTPVYCHADEVGHTKREYLEQISLLDIAMRMWRPRWAIWSVHVLRNGGLVRDGIPTAQPLTAETAAGLPGHPMAIFTPGHTGGHCSYVVDGVLISGDALITGHPLLRHRGPQLLPAVFSHSQQQCLRSLDALGLLETHILAPGHGELWRGPIREATEAALKRAGVPTH